One Mya arenaria isolate MELC-2E11 chromosome 7, ASM2691426v1 genomic window carries:
- the LOC128240781 gene encoding hemicentin-1-like isoform X2 codes for MRSIFAIILLGLIHGTGALECYNCQNIETPSACNQSQLCTVGQSCFLEATDTAHGVLYQMGCLSNAMCTIQDTNAPGIVGRSIIQRQQTSCHECCSKSMCNDQLCAHSKPTACVDAETFDCAQANTLFSICKDVQHAKVACPRFCGLCNLVDGNWAAWSHWSPCDVTCGNGSNTRTRTCTDPAPANGGLNCTGADKQNRDCMLDKCPVHGGWSDWSSWGACSATCDVGLERRDRTCTNPKPDLFGDHCFGDNHEDRVCRNTSCAGDGARIAFSALLSTSQTRSSGQTIVFDRITVNHGNGYSSSTGQFTAPQAGTYQFGFSIMFYAPLSTDNECGFFLMKGSTQVLRSWSDTHSGKNGYSQSSIFSRASICQQTSVVLIITWKSTGLQAKHTGL; via the exons ATGCGGTCCATTTTTGCgatcattt TGTTGGGCCTGATTCACGGTACCG GTGCCCTCGAGTGTTATAATTGTCAGAATATAGAGACGCCATCAGCATGTAATCAGTCGCAGTTGTGTACTGTAGGTCAG TCATGCTTTTTGGAGGCAACAGATACAGCCCATGGAGTATTATATCAGATGGGATGTTTAAGCAATGCA ATGTGCACAATCCAAGATACTAACGCGCCTGGGATCGTTGGTCGCTCAATCATACAACGACAACAAACCTCTTGCCATGAATGCTGCTCGAAGAGTATGTGTAACGACCAGTTATGCGCGCACAGCAAAC CCACAGCGTGTGTGGATGCAGAAACGTTTGACTGCGCACAAGCAAACACCCTCTTCAGTATCTGTAAGGACGTGCAGCATGCAAAGGTCGCTTGTCCTCGCTTCTGTGGACTTTGCAACCTAG ttgatggAAATTGGGCCGCGTGGTCACACTGGTCGCCTTGTGACGTCACGTGTGGAAATGGTTCGAACACCCGCACGCGGACTTGTACAGACCCTGCACCTGCAAATGGAGGCCTTAATTGCACAGGGGCGGATAAACAAAACAGGGATTGTATGCTAGACAAATGTCCAG TCCATGGTGGGTGGAGTGACTGGTCAAGTTGGGGCGCTTGCTCAGCGACATGTGACGTCGGTCTGGAGAGAAGAGATAGGACCTGTACCAATCCAAAACCTGACCTGTTTGGGGACCACTGTTTTGGAGATAACCATGAAGATAGAGTTTGCCGCAACACATCATGTGCAG GTGATGGTGCAAGGATTGCATTCAGCGCCCTTCTAAGTACTAGTCAAACAAGAAGTAGTGgtcaaacaattgtatttgaCAGGATTACTGTGAACCATGGAAATGGCTATTCTTCATCTACCGGACAATTTACCGCACCGCAGGCAGGAACATACCAGTTCGGTTTCAGCATCATGTTTTATGCGCCCCTTTCCACCGACAATGAGTGCGGATTTTTCCTTATGAAAGGCTCAACTCAAGTTTTGAGAAGCTGGAGTGACACACATTCAGGAAAAAATGGATATAGCCAGTCTAGC ATTTTTTCCCGTGCCtcaatttgtcaacaaactagcgtggtcctcatcattacctggAAATCGACCGGTCTACAAGCAAAACACACTGggctctga
- the LOC128240781 gene encoding hemicentin-1-like isoform X1 produces the protein MRSIFAIILLGLIHGTGALECYNCQNIETPSACNQSQLCTVGQSCFLEATDTAHGVLYQMGCLSNAMCTIQDTNAPGIVGRSIIQRQQTSCHECCSKSMCNDQLCAHSKPTACVDAETFDCAQANTLFSICKDVQHAKVACPRFCGLCNLVDGNWAAWSHWSPCDVTCGNGSNTRTRTCTDPAPANGGLNCTGADKQNRDCMLDKCPVHGGWSDWSSWGACSATCDVGLERRDRTCTNPKPDLFGDHCFGDNHEDRVCRNTSCAGDGARIAFSALLSTSQTRSSGQTIVFDRITVNHGNGYSSSTGQFTAPQAGTYQFGFSIMFYAPLSTDNECGFFLMKGSTQVLRSWSDTHSGKNGYSQSSVSYIIDLVKGGTVYVTSDRDGCYLYSPDLTFFSGVLLF, from the exons ATGCGGTCCATTTTTGCgatcattt TGTTGGGCCTGATTCACGGTACCG GTGCCCTCGAGTGTTATAATTGTCAGAATATAGAGACGCCATCAGCATGTAATCAGTCGCAGTTGTGTACTGTAGGTCAG TCATGCTTTTTGGAGGCAACAGATACAGCCCATGGAGTATTATATCAGATGGGATGTTTAAGCAATGCA ATGTGCACAATCCAAGATACTAACGCGCCTGGGATCGTTGGTCGCTCAATCATACAACGACAACAAACCTCTTGCCATGAATGCTGCTCGAAGAGTATGTGTAACGACCAGTTATGCGCGCACAGCAAAC CCACAGCGTGTGTGGATGCAGAAACGTTTGACTGCGCACAAGCAAACACCCTCTTCAGTATCTGTAAGGACGTGCAGCATGCAAAGGTCGCTTGTCCTCGCTTCTGTGGACTTTGCAACCTAG ttgatggAAATTGGGCCGCGTGGTCACACTGGTCGCCTTGTGACGTCACGTGTGGAAATGGTTCGAACACCCGCACGCGGACTTGTACAGACCCTGCACCTGCAAATGGAGGCCTTAATTGCACAGGGGCGGATAAACAAAACAGGGATTGTATGCTAGACAAATGTCCAG TCCATGGTGGGTGGAGTGACTGGTCAAGTTGGGGCGCTTGCTCAGCGACATGTGACGTCGGTCTGGAGAGAAGAGATAGGACCTGTACCAATCCAAAACCTGACCTGTTTGGGGACCACTGTTTTGGAGATAACCATGAAGATAGAGTTTGCCGCAACACATCATGTGCAG GTGATGGTGCAAGGATTGCATTCAGCGCCCTTCTAAGTACTAGTCAAACAAGAAGTAGTGgtcaaacaattgtatttgaCAGGATTACTGTGAACCATGGAAATGGCTATTCTTCATCTACCGGACAATTTACCGCACCGCAGGCAGGAACATACCAGTTCGGTTTCAGCATCATGTTTTATGCGCCCCTTTCCACCGACAATGAGTGCGGATTTTTCCTTATGAAAGGCTCAACTCAAGTTTTGAGAAGCTGGAGTGACACACATTCAGGAAAAAATGGATATAGCCAGTCTAGCGTGAGCTATATTATTGATCTTGTCAAAGGCGGCACTGTATATGTTACATCTGACCGTGATGGCTGTTATTTATATTCCCCCGACCTCACTTTTTTCTCAGGTGTATTATTGTTCTGA